One genomic segment of Dysosmobacter sp. Marseille-Q4140 includes these proteins:
- a CDS encoding dihydrodipicolinate synthase family protein, which yields MNAAYLTPAITLFNEDGTLDLVSQERLFNNLIDQGVDGILVEGSSSEFFAMPMDQRREMAKFAIEKVNHRVKLIIGTSHMVADEIVSFSNYCLDAGADAVMILPPYYFHFDASALLQYYDRLAQQIHGDIYIYNFPDNTGYTIPAETVLALAKIHPNIVGMKDTVSGMDHTRELIKVVKSHIPQFEIYSGFDDNFAHNVLAGGDGCIGALSNVVPEICAAWVKAFRENDLAGIAQGQQIIDRLMDLYTVRSPFLPVIKEACRLRGIAATSVGTFPMPNATVEDDAKILELLNREGVQ from the coding sequence ATGAACGCAGCCTATTTGACCCCCGCCATCACGCTCTTCAACGAGGACGGCACCCTGGACCTGGTGAGCCAGGAGCGGCTGTTCAACAACCTGATCGACCAGGGTGTGGACGGCATCCTGGTAGAGGGCAGCAGCAGTGAGTTTTTCGCCATGCCCATGGACCAGCGCCGGGAGATGGCCAAGTTCGCCATTGAAAAGGTGAACCACCGGGTAAAGCTGATCATCGGCACCAGCCACATGGTGGCCGACGAGATCGTCAGCTTCTCCAACTACTGCCTGGACGCCGGCGCCGACGCCGTCATGATCCTGCCTCCCTATTACTTCCACTTCGACGCCAGCGCCCTGCTCCAGTACTATGACCGGCTGGCCCAGCAGATCCACGGCGATATCTACATCTACAACTTCCCCGACAACACCGGCTACACCATTCCCGCCGAGACGGTACTGGCCCTGGCCAAGATCCACCCCAACATCGTGGGCATGAAGGACACTGTCTCCGGCATGGACCACACCCGGGAGCTGATCAAGGTAGTCAAGTCCCACATTCCCCAGTTCGAGATCTACTCCGGCTTCGACGACAACTTCGCCCATAACGTCCTGGCCGGCGGCGACGGCTGCATCGGCGCCCTGAGCAACGTGGTGCCCGAGATCTGCGCCGCCTGGGTCAAGGCCTTCCGGGAGAACGACCTGGCCGGCATCGCCCAGGGTCAGCAGATCATCGACCGGCTGATGGACCTGTACACCGTCCGCAGCCCCTTCCTGCCGGTGATCAAGGAGGCCTGCCGCCTGCGGGGCATTGCCGCCACCAGCGTGGGCACCTTCCCCATGCCCAACGCCACTGTGGAGGATGACGCCAAGATCCTGGAGCTGCTGAACCGGGAGGGCGTACAGTAA
- the nifJ gene encoding pyruvate:ferredoxin (flavodoxin) oxidoreductase yields the protein MKKNYVVMDGNTAAAHVAYAFTEVAAIYPITPSSPMAEKVDEWSAKGRKNLFGSTVDVIQMQSEAGAAGTCHGSLQAGALTTTFTSSQGLMLMIPAMYAMGGQFLPSVMHIASRVVTSNHHSIFGDHTDFMTCRTTGYAMLMSSSPQEAMDLGAVAHLSAISGKYAFMHCFDGFRTSHEMQRIEALDYEDLRELVDYDALKAFRRQSLNPEHPTNRGNNVNPDVYFQCKEGANEKAASLPDTVQHYMDEISKLTGRDYKLFNYYGAPDAEEVIVIMCSGSEAVKETVDYLNKQGGKVGMVQIHLYRPFSVKHFAAAIPATCKRIAVLDRSKETGSVGEPVYLDVVTALNQAGRGDIRVVGGRYGLSSKDTTPGQFIAVYDNLKQENPKNSFTIGINDDVTHTSLDYQEVELAHPGEVSCKIWGLGGDGTVGANKNAISTIGLVADKYAQAYFSYDSMKSGGLTQSHLRFGDQPIRSTYLVSSADFVAVHAPTYVNKYDTTEDLKEGGTFLLNCPWSAEELDARLPGKMKRDLARKHAKFYIIDAAKLAVQVGLGEKRINSILQAAFFALTKVIPLDMAVEDMKKNNYNSYFKKAGQAIVDKNNAAVDAGISAAVQVEIPESWANAADTPVAEPKGVTPFVRDIVLPMDRQQGDKLPVSVFKKHGVLDGTWENGTSAFSKRGVATKVPKWNAESCIQCNRCAMCCPHAAIRPVLLTEEEKAQVPASFETVPAKGLGKDAPNYFFRMQISPYDCLGCGVCLTACPANKNDKTADALVMTPFEEMKSEQVNFDEVAMKDQYLKKDVINSKTVKNIQFAKPYFQFSAACAGCAETTYIKLLSQLVGDRMYAGNAAGCSSAISGGAPILPYCKDSCGHGPAWEHSLFEDNAEFAYGFFHAQDAIRKELIIRLEAMKEAGVAVEAIDAYLNNWNDGEKSRAVSDALIAALEAAEQTEDVKYILENKEFLAKKSVWAIGGDGWAYDIGFGGIDHVMAQNRDVNLLVLDTEVYSNTGGQSSKATPTSATAKFAAGGKQVAKKDLGGILMQYGYVYVAQVAMGYDQAQTLKALREAEAYPGPSIVICYCPCLEQHIKAGMGCSQDEMKKAVECGYWHLYRYDPRLKAEGKNPFQLDSPEPDTSKLMDFLMGENRFASLKNNFPAKADALYEKEIADVKARYAKYRRMADEAL from the coding sequence ATGAAAAAGAACTATGTCGTCATGGACGGCAACACGGCGGCGGCCCATGTGGCGTACGCGTTCACGGAGGTCGCGGCCATCTATCCCATCACCCCCTCCTCTCCCATGGCGGAGAAGGTGGACGAGTGGTCCGCCAAGGGCCGCAAGAACCTGTTCGGATCCACGGTGGACGTGATCCAGATGCAGTCTGAGGCCGGCGCGGCCGGCACCTGCCACGGCTCCCTGCAGGCCGGCGCCCTGACCACCACCTTTACCTCCTCCCAGGGATTGATGCTGATGATCCCTGCTATGTACGCCATGGGCGGCCAGTTCCTGCCCAGCGTCATGCACATCGCCTCCCGGGTGGTGACTTCCAACCACCACTCCATCTTCGGCGATCACACGGACTTCATGACCTGCCGGACCACCGGCTACGCCATGCTGATGTCTTCCTCTCCCCAGGAGGCCATGGACCTGGGCGCCGTGGCGCACCTGAGCGCCATCAGCGGCAAGTACGCCTTCATGCACTGCTTCGACGGCTTCCGCACCTCCCACGAGATGCAGCGGATCGAGGCGCTGGACTATGAGGATCTGCGGGAACTGGTGGATTACGATGCGCTGAAGGCTTTCCGCCGTCAGTCCCTGAACCCGGAGCACCCCACCAACCGGGGCAACAACGTCAACCCGGACGTGTACTTCCAGTGCAAGGAGGGCGCCAACGAGAAGGCCGCCTCCCTGCCGGATACCGTGCAGCACTACATGGACGAGATCAGCAAGCTGACCGGCCGGGACTATAAGCTCTTCAACTACTACGGCGCCCCCGACGCCGAAGAAGTCATCGTCATCATGTGCTCGGGCTCCGAGGCCGTGAAGGAGACGGTGGACTACCTGAACAAGCAGGGCGGCAAGGTGGGCATGGTGCAGATCCACCTGTACCGCCCCTTCTCCGTGAAACATTTCGCGGCGGCTATCCCCGCCACCTGCAAGCGCATCGCCGTGCTGGACCGCTCCAAGGAGACGGGCTCCGTGGGCGAGCCGGTGTACCTGGACGTGGTGACCGCCCTGAACCAGGCGGGCCGCGGCGACATCCGCGTGGTGGGCGGCCGGTATGGCCTCAGCTCCAAGGACACCACGCCGGGCCAGTTCATCGCGGTGTACGATAACCTCAAGCAGGAAAATCCCAAGAACAGCTTCACCATCGGCATCAACGACGACGTGACCCACACCTCCCTGGACTATCAGGAGGTGGAGCTGGCCCATCCCGGCGAGGTGTCCTGCAAGATCTGGGGCCTGGGCGGCGACGGCACCGTGGGTGCCAACAAGAACGCCATCTCCACCATCGGCCTGGTGGCGGACAAGTATGCCCAGGCGTATTTCTCCTACGACTCCATGAAGTCCGGCGGCCTGACCCAGAGCCACCTGCGCTTCGGCGACCAACCCATTCGGTCCACGTATCTGGTGTCCTCGGCGGACTTCGTGGCGGTCCACGCACCCACCTACGTCAACAAGTACGACACCACCGAGGACCTGAAGGAGGGCGGCACCTTCCTGCTCAACTGCCCCTGGAGCGCGGAGGAGCTGGATGCGCGCCTGCCCGGCAAGATGAAGCGGGATCTGGCCCGGAAGCACGCCAAGTTCTACATCATTGACGCGGCCAAGCTGGCCGTGCAGGTGGGCCTTGGAGAGAAGCGGATCAACAGCATCCTGCAGGCGGCCTTCTTTGCCCTGACCAAGGTCATTCCTCTGGACATGGCCGTGGAGGACATGAAGAAGAACAACTACAACTCCTACTTCAAGAAGGCGGGCCAGGCCATCGTGGACAAGAACAACGCCGCGGTGGACGCGGGCATTTCCGCCGCAGTGCAGGTGGAGATCCCCGAGAGCTGGGCCAACGCCGCCGATACCCCTGTGGCGGAGCCCAAGGGCGTCACGCCCTTCGTCCGCGACATCGTGCTGCCCATGGACCGCCAGCAGGGCGACAAGCTGCCCGTGTCCGTGTTCAAGAAGCACGGCGTGCTGGACGGCACCTGGGAGAACGGCACCTCCGCTTTCTCCAAGCGCGGTGTCGCCACCAAGGTGCCCAAGTGGAACGCGGAGAGCTGCATCCAGTGCAACCGCTGCGCCATGTGCTGCCCCCACGCGGCCATCCGTCCGGTGCTGCTGACCGAGGAGGAGAAGGCCCAGGTGCCCGCCTCCTTTGAGACGGTGCCCGCCAAGGGCCTGGGCAAGGACGCGCCCAATTACTTCTTCCGCATGCAGATCTCTCCCTATGACTGCCTGGGCTGCGGCGTGTGCCTGACTGCCTGCCCGGCCAACAAGAACGACAAGACCGCCGACGCCCTGGTGATGACCCCCTTCGAGGAGATGAAGAGCGAGCAGGTGAACTTCGACGAGGTGGCCATGAAGGACCAGTACCTCAAGAAGGACGTCATCAACAGCAAGACCGTCAAGAACATCCAGTTCGCAAAGCCCTACTTCCAGTTCTCCGCCGCCTGCGCCGGCTGCGCCGAGACCACCTACATCAAGCTGCTGAGCCAGCTGGTGGGCGACCGGATGTACGCGGGCAACGCCGCGGGCTGCTCCTCCGCCATCTCCGGCGGCGCGCCGATCCTGCCCTACTGCAAGGACAGCTGCGGCCATGGCCCCGCCTGGGAGCACTCCCTGTTCGAGGACAACGCCGAGTTTGCCTACGGCTTCTTCCACGCCCAGGACGCCATCCGCAAGGAGCTGATCATCCGCCTGGAGGCCATGAAGGAGGCCGGTGTGGCCGTGGAGGCCATCGACGCCTACCTGAACAACTGGAACGACGGGGAGAAGTCCCGGGCCGTGTCCGACGCGCTGATCGCGGCGCTGGAGGCTGCGGAGCAGACCGAGGATGTGAAATACATTCTGGAGAACAAGGAGTTCCTGGCGAAGAAGAGCGTGTGGGCCATCGGCGGCGACGGCTGGGCCTACGACATCGGCTTTGGCGGCATCGACCACGTGATGGCGCAGAACCGGGACGTGAATCTGCTGGTGCTGGACACCGAGGTGTACTCCAACACCGGCGGCCAGTCCTCCAAGGCCACGCCCACCTCCGCTACGGCGAAGTTCGCGGCGGGCGGCAAGCAGGTGGCGAAGAAGGACCTGGGCGGCATCCTGATGCAGTATGGCTATGTGTACGTGGCCCAGGTGGCCATGGGCTACGACCAGGCCCAGACCCTCAAGGCCCTGCGGGAGGCGGAGGCCTATCCCGGCCCGTCCATCGTGATCTGCTACTGCCCCTGCCTGGAACAGCACATCAAGGCCGGTATGGGCTGCTCTCAGGACGAGATGAAGAAGGCGGTGGAGTGCGGCTACTGGCACCTGTACCGGTATGATCCCCGCCTGAAGGCCGAGGGGAAGAACCCCTTCCAGCTGGATTCTCCGGAGCCGGACACCAGCAAGCTGATGGACTTCCTGATGGGCGAAAACCGCTTCGCCTCTCTGAAGAACAACTTCCCGGCCAAGGCCGACGCCCTCTACGAGAAGGAGATCGCCGACGTCAAGGCCCGCTACGCCAAGTACCGCCGCATGGCCGACGAGGCCCTGTAA
- a CDS encoding aldolase: MNPVNMPSMDSVARFKAAMESDRGALGPFMIGTDPAFVEAAGYAGYDFVLLDMEHGTTTHQTLPNLIRAANVAGVCPVVRVPRGTDIWIDQALDVGAGAVMIPQIDTAEQARAAVSAAKFSPVGTRGTCRFVRSAGFGAVPGSEYFAKAQDTAVILQAEGKKAVENLDEILDVPGIDVLFVGPYDLSSSLGLVGQIDHPAVTACIKDIIAKATAKGVKVGCFADAVEGGKKWRDLGVKFIGYACDTYIFMQAAKADVEAFSAK; the protein is encoded by the coding sequence ATGAACCCTGTAAACATGCCCTCTATGGACAGTGTGGCCCGCTTCAAGGCCGCCATGGAGTCTGATCGCGGCGCTCTGGGTCCCTTCATGATCGGTACGGACCCCGCCTTTGTGGAGGCCGCCGGTTACGCCGGCTATGACTTCGTGCTGCTGGATATGGAGCACGGCACCACCACGCACCAGACCCTGCCCAACCTGATCCGGGCCGCCAATGTGGCGGGCGTATGCCCGGTGGTCCGCGTTCCCCGGGGCACCGACATCTGGATCGACCAGGCTTTGGACGTGGGCGCCGGCGCCGTCATGATCCCCCAGATCGATACCGCGGAGCAGGCCCGGGCCGCCGTCTCCGCCGCCAAGTTCTCCCCCGTGGGCACCCGGGGCACCTGCCGCTTCGTCCGCTCCGCGGGCTTCGGCGCCGTTCCCGGCAGCGAGTATTTTGCCAAGGCCCAGGACACCGCGGTGATCCTCCAGGCCGAGGGCAAGAAGGCCGTGGAGAACCTGGACGAGATCCTGGACGTGCCCGGCATCGATGTGCTGTTCGTGGGCCCCTATGACCTGTCCAGCTCTCTGGGACTGGTGGGTCAGATCGACCACCCGGCGGTCACCGCCTGCATCAAGGATATTATTGCCAAGGCCACGGCCAAGGGCGTCAAGGTGGGCTGCTTCGCCGATGCCGTGGAGGGCGGCAAAAAGTGGCGCGATCTGGGCGTGAAGTTCATCGGTTACGCCTGCGACACCTACATCTTCATGCAGGCCGCCAAGGCCGATGTGGAGGCTTTTTCCGCCAAGTGA
- a CDS encoding IclR family transcriptional regulator, with the protein MAKEQVSSILRALRILECFMDRETEWTLKELVEYLDLPTTTVFRQVSTLTERQYLIQDPVRKSYRVGPRLMLLASAILGQSDLRQTARPELEHLSATVRETINLSVLLEHDIFYLDKVETHRSIVCNTRVGTRAPAYATSSGKVMLAGQDPAYIDEYCSWMRLKAVPLTKKTITDPDLLRLQLNQARLNGYAMDDGEIEEGLICVAAPIYDLNRHIIGAVSISGPDYRMEKDQDFMISNVRATASNISRLLGYRT; encoded by the coding sequence ATGGCCAAAGAGCAGGTATCCAGCATTCTCCGCGCCCTGCGGATCCTGGAGTGCTTTATGGACCGGGAGACAGAGTGGACGCTGAAGGAATTGGTGGAGTATCTGGACCTGCCCACCACCACGGTGTTCCGGCAGGTCTCCACTCTGACGGAGCGGCAGTACCTGATCCAGGACCCGGTGCGCAAGAGCTATCGGGTGGGCCCCCGGCTGATGCTGCTGGCCAGCGCCATTCTGGGCCAGTCGGACCTGCGGCAGACAGCCCGGCCGGAGCTGGAGCATCTCAGCGCCACGGTCCGGGAGACCATCAATCTCAGCGTACTGCTGGAACACGATATTTTCTATCTGGACAAGGTGGAGACTCACCGCTCCATCGTCTGCAACACCCGGGTGGGCACCCGGGCCCCAGCCTATGCCACCAGCAGCGGCAAAGTCATGCTGGCCGGTCAGGACCCGGCCTATATTGACGAGTATTGCAGCTGGATGCGCCTCAAGGCCGTACCTCTGACCAAAAAAACCATCACCGACCCGGACCTGCTGCGGCTCCAGCTGAACCAGGCCCGGCTCAACGGGTACGCCATGGACGATGGGGAAATTGAGGAGGGGCTGATCTGCGTGGCGGCACCTATTTACGACCTCAACCGCCACATCATCGGGGCAGTCAGCATTTCCGGTCCCGACTACCGGATGGAGAAGGACCAGGACTTCATGATCTCCAACGTCCGGGCGACCGCATCCAATATCTCCCGGCTTCTGGGCTACCGGACGTAA
- a CDS encoding purine/pyrimidine permease — MKTTAQRKESSIDNIYRLDGRVPIGRAIPFGLQHVLAMFVANVAPLIIIASVAVYNGAPFTAAETAQLLQNCMLIAGIGTLVQLYPVWKIGSGLPVVMGLSFTFLAAAMTTASQDYGVMVGAIIVGGCFEGILGLTAKYWRRIISPTLSACVVISIGLSILNVGVSSFGSSSAYPLGSWQNLLVAAITLAAALVFHTMLKGVAKQLYVLLGMLVGYVVSIFFGMVDFGSMADTIGQLGVVAVPRLFAYVPKFQIGAIFSFALVFIVSAVETIGDTTATCTGGLGRDITEKELSGSLCCDGFVSAISGGVFGCSPITSFSQNVGLISMTHVVNRYCIMFGALAMILGGLFPPVGAFFTTLPDCVLGGCTVIMFGSIMMSGVKMLQEAGLNNRSTLIAATSICLGVGVTEVDGFFDNLPAVFGDVFAGNMVAGVFVVGLIMELCLPKDPARYETRPAEKN, encoded by the coding sequence ATGAAAACCACAGCGCAGAGGAAGGAAAGCAGCATCGACAACATCTACCGCCTGGACGGGCGGGTCCCCATCGGACGTGCCATCCCCTTCGGATTGCAGCACGTGCTGGCCATGTTCGTGGCAAACGTGGCGCCCCTCATCATCATCGCCTCGGTGGCGGTGTACAACGGGGCCCCCTTCACCGCCGCGGAGACGGCCCAGCTGCTGCAAAACTGTATGCTGATCGCCGGCATCGGCACCCTGGTCCAGCTGTACCCGGTGTGGAAGATCGGCTCAGGGCTTCCGGTGGTCATGGGACTGAGCTTCACATTCCTGGCCGCCGCCATGACCACCGCCTCTCAGGACTACGGCGTCATGGTGGGCGCCATCATCGTAGGCGGCTGCTTTGAGGGCATCCTGGGTCTGACCGCCAAGTACTGGCGGCGGATCATCAGCCCCACCCTCTCCGCCTGCGTGGTCATCTCCATCGGCCTGAGCATCCTGAATGTGGGCGTGTCCTCCTTCGGGTCCTCCTCCGCCTACCCCCTGGGGTCCTGGCAGAACCTGCTGGTGGCCGCCATCACCCTGGCGGCGGCCCTGGTGTTCCACACCATGCTCAAGGGCGTGGCCAAGCAGCTGTACGTGCTGCTGGGCATGCTGGTGGGCTACGTGGTATCCATCTTCTTCGGCATGGTGGACTTCGGCTCCATGGCCGACACCATCGGCCAGCTGGGCGTGGTGGCCGTGCCCCGGCTGTTCGCCTACGTGCCCAAGTTCCAGATCGGCGCCATCTTCTCCTTCGCCCTGGTGTTCATCGTCTCCGCCGTGGAGACCATCGGCGACACCACCGCCACCTGTACCGGCGGCCTGGGCCGGGACATCACGGAGAAGGAGCTCTCCGGCTCCCTGTGCTGCGACGGCTTCGTCTCCGCCATCTCCGGCGGCGTGTTCGGCTGCTCCCCCATCACCTCCTTCAGCCAGAACGTGGGCCTCATCTCCATGACCCACGTGGTCAACCGCTACTGCATCATGTTCGGCGCCCTGGCTATGATCCTGGGCGGCCTGTTCCCGCCGGTGGGCGCCTTCTTCACCACCCTGCCGGACTGCGTGCTGGGCGGCTGCACCGTCATCATGTTCGGGTCCATCATGATGTCCGGCGTGAAGATGCTTCAGGAGGCCGGGCTGAACAACCGCAGCACCCTCATCGCCGCCACGTCCATCTGCCTGGGCGTGGGCGTCACGGAGGTGGACGGCTTCTTTGACAATCTGCCCGCCGTGTTCGGCGACGTGTTCGCCGGCAACATGGTGGCCGGTGTGTTCGTGGTGGGGCTCATCATGGAGCTGTGCCTGCCCAAGGACCCCGCCCGCTACGAGACCCGCCCGGCGGAAAAGAACTGA
- a CDS encoding UxaA family hydrolase yields MLNAMIVEAAKDNVIVAIEPIKKGDTVTYNCAGEEKTLTALEDITIYHKLASCDIPKGEPIVKYGEHIGLAARDIKKGEHVHCHNLEEHRENLDAKG; encoded by the coding sequence ATGCTGAATGCCATGATCGTTGAGGCGGCGAAGGACAACGTGATCGTCGCCATCGAGCCCATCAAAAAGGGTGACACCGTGACCTACAACTGCGCCGGCGAGGAAAAGACCCTCACCGCCCTGGAGGACATCACCATCTACCACAAGCTGGCCTCCTGCGACATTCCCAAGGGCGAGCCCATCGTCAAGTACGGCGAGCACATCGGCCTGGCTGCCCGGGATATCAAGAAGGGCGAGCACGTCCACTGCCACAATCTCGAGGAGCACCGCGAGAACCTGGATGCCAAGGGCTGA
- a CDS encoding 2-keto-3-deoxygluconate permease has translation MIMKFLKKIPAGMMVVPMLLGAIINTFIPEVTNIGSFTTAIFTSAGANTAIGIQLFCLGTTLQFRQMGGVIKRGGVLLISKFIIGAAIGIGVGKFFGPEGLIGLSALAIISAVTNSNGSVYLALMNSYGDTVDQAAMPLLAINDGPMLTMIAMGVGGLADIPFMALVAAIGPILVGMILGNIDKDLSDFLAPAGSILLPFVGFCLGSGMNLTNIVKGGAQGILLGLITCFIGGAFIVLCDKFISRRPGYAGWAVATTAGNAVAVPAVIAEADPTWAAWSDVATSQVAASAILTAILVPIITSWWAKKYGCPKFPKDEAQKALFEKQA, from the coding sequence ATGATCATGAAGTTTCTGAAAAAGATCCCCGCAGGTATGATGGTCGTGCCCATGCTGTTGGGTGCCATCATCAATACCTTTATCCCGGAAGTGACCAACATCGGTTCCTTCACCACCGCAATCTTCACCAGCGCCGGCGCCAACACCGCCATCGGTATCCAGCTGTTCTGCCTGGGCACCACCCTGCAGTTCCGCCAGATGGGCGGCGTCATCAAGCGCGGCGGCGTGCTGCTGATCTCCAAGTTCATCATCGGCGCCGCCATCGGCATCGGCGTGGGCAAGTTCTTTGGCCCTGAGGGACTGATCGGCCTGAGTGCTCTGGCCATCATCTCCGCCGTGACCAACTCCAACGGCTCTGTGTATCTGGCCCTGATGAACAGCTACGGCGACACCGTGGACCAGGCGGCCATGCCCCTGCTGGCCATCAACGACGGCCCCATGCTGACCATGATCGCCATGGGCGTGGGCGGCCTGGCCGACATCCCCTTCATGGCCCTGGTGGCCGCCATCGGCCCCATTCTGGTGGGCATGATCCTGGGCAACATCGACAAGGACCTGTCTGACTTCCTGGCTCCCGCCGGCAGCATCCTGCTTCCCTTTGTGGGCTTCTGCCTGGGCTCCGGCATGAACCTGACCAACATCGTCAAGGGCGGCGCCCAGGGCATCCTGCTGGGCCTGATCACCTGCTTCATCGGCGGCGCCTTCATCGTGCTGTGCGACAAGTTCATCAGCCGCCGTCCCGGCTACGCCGGCTGGGCCGTGGCCACCACTGCCGGCAACGCCGTGGCCGTTCCCGCCGTTATCGCGGAGGCCGATCCCACCTGGGCGGCCTGGTCCGACGTGGCCACCTCTCAGGTCGCCGCTTCCGCCATCCTGACCGCCATTCTGGTCCCCATCATCACGTCCTGGTGGGCCAAGAAGTACGGCTGCCCCAAGTTCCCCAAGGACGAGGCTCAGAAGGCCTTGTTTGAAAAGCAGGCTTAA
- a CDS encoding UxaA family hydrolase, translating into MNFYGYKRPDGRVGVRNKVLILPASVCASDTTRIISQQVVGSVTFNNQLGCSQVASDQQFTMDVMAGYAANPNVYGTVVVSLGCENCQMDLVVKAIQERTNKPLKQVIIQEAGGTLKAIDMAVRYAKEMVEEASLLQKEEFPMSELIIGTECGGSDPTSGLAANPLIGQLSDLIVKEGGTSILSETTEFIGAEHILARRAATPEVHDRIFEIVHRYEKALQLVGEEVREGNPSPGNKAGGLTCLEEKSLGCIHKGGHSPVNAVYDYGKQVEAKQGLVIMDTPGNDPSSVAGMVAGGAQIVVFSTGRGTPTGNPLAPVIKITGNKLTYANMVDNIDVDASPLIYGTKTLEQLGDELLKLTQEVACGKQTKAESLGYTEMAIARVCNFV; encoded by the coding sequence ATGAATTTCTACGGTTACAAGCGTCCCGACGGCCGCGTTGGCGTCCGCAACAAGGTCCTGATCCTGCCCGCCAGCGTCTGCGCCTCCGACACCACCCGCATCATCTCCCAGCAGGTGGTGGGCTCTGTCACTTTCAACAACCAGCTGGGCTGCTCTCAGGTCGCCTCCGACCAGCAGTTCACCATGGACGTCATGGCCGGCTATGCCGCCAACCCCAACGTCTACGGCACCGTGGTGGTGTCCCTGGGCTGTGAGAACTGCCAGATGGATCTGGTGGTGAAGGCCATCCAGGAGCGCACCAACAAGCCCCTCAAGCAGGTCATCATCCAGGAGGCCGGCGGCACCCTGAAGGCCATCGACATGGCCGTCCGCTATGCCAAGGAGATGGTGGAGGAGGCCTCCCTGCTGCAGAAGGAGGAGTTCCCCATGTCCGAGCTGATCATCGGCACCGAGTGCGGCGGCTCCGACCCCACCAGCGGCCTGGCTGCCAACCCCCTGATCGGCCAGCTCAGCGACCTGATCGTCAAGGAGGGCGGCACCTCCATCCTGTCTGAGACCACCGAGTTCATCGGCGCCGAGCACATCCTGGCCCGCCGCGCCGCTACTCCCGAGGTCCACGACCGTATCTTCGAGATCGTGCACCGCTATGAGAAGGCCCTCCAGCTGGTGGGCGAGGAAGTCCGCGAGGGCAACCCCTCTCCCGGCAACAAGGCCGGCGGCCTGACCTGCCTGGAGGAGAAGTCCCTGGGCTGCATCCACAAGGGCGGCCACAGCCCTGTCAATGCCGTGTATGACTACGGCAAGCAGGTGGAGGCCAAGCAGGGCCTGGTCATCATGGACACTCCGGGCAACGATCCCTCCTCCGTGGCCGGCATGGTGGCCGGCGGTGCCCAGATCGTGGTGTTCTCCACCGGCCGCGGCACTCCCACCGGCAACCCCCTGGCCCCCGTTATCAAGATCACCGGCAACAAGCTGACCTACGCCAACATGGTGGACAACATCGACGTGGATGCCTCTCCCCTGATCTACGGCACCAAGACCCTGGAGCAGCTGGGCGACGAGCTGCTGAAGCTGACGCAGGAAGTGGCCTGCGGCAAGCAGACCAAGGCTGAGTCCCTGGGCTACACCGAGATGGCTATCGCCCGGGTCTGCAACTTCGTGTGA
- a CDS encoding PepSY domain-containing protein: MKKIVTRTLVSCAALAVVGGALIAPTLATERSQTASAAPAVTTLSATAVSDAAKPAALDEAGAKTLALETAGLTADQVSWIWAKRDYDDGRLEYEVEFLSGDWKYEVEVDAASGTVRSYDQDRKGRGYTQSGTDIGAEAAQTAALTHAGVKAADTLFMETEVDVDDGLRVYEVDFFAGSREYNYKIDAATGAVLSFDYDIEWYAPAAGGEDLLTETQVKQIVERTAGTTGVYTKFQLEHDDGRLLYEGELRSGRMEYEFEIDAATGAILDWDADRD; encoded by the coding sequence ATGAAGAAGATCGTTACCCGCACCCTGGTGAGCTGCGCCGCCCTGGCCGTGGTGGGCGGAGCCCTGATCGCCCCCACCCTGGCCACGGAGCGCAGCCAGACCGCATCTGCCGCCCCCGCCGTCACCACCCTCTCCGCCACTGCGGTCTCCGACGCCGCCAAGCCCGCCGCCCTGGACGAGGCCGGCGCCAAGACCCTGGCTCTGGAGACCGCGGGGCTGACCGCCGACCAGGTCAGCTGGATCTGGGCCAAGCGCGATTATGACGACGGCCGTCTGGAGTACGAGGTGGAGTTCCTCTCCGGAGACTGGAAGTACGAGGTGGAGGTGGACGCCGCCTCCGGCACCGTACGCAGCTACGACCAGGACCGGAAGGGCCGGGGCTACACCCAGTCCGGCACCGACATCGGCGCCGAGGCGGCCCAGACCGCCGCTCTGACCCACGCCGGCGTGAAGGCCGCCGACACGCTCTTTATGGAGACGGAAGTGGATGTTGACGACGGCCTCCGGGTCTACGAGGTGGACTTCTTTGCCGGCAGCCGGGAGTACAACTACAAGATCGACGCCGCCACCGGCGCTGTCCTGAGCTTTGACTACGACATCGAGTGGTACGCCCCCGCCGCCGGCGGGGAGGACCTCCTCACTGAGACCCAGGTGAAGCAGATCGTGGAGCGGACCGCCGGCACCACCGGCGTCTACACCAAGTTCCAGCTGGAGCACGACGACGGCCGCCTCCTCTACGAGGGTGAGCTGCGCAGCGGACGCATGGAGTATGAGTTCGAGATCGACGCCGCCACCGGCGCCATCCTGGACTGGGACGCCGACCGGGATTGA